Proteins from one Aureimonas sp. SA4125 genomic window:
- a CDS encoding FAD binding domain-containing protein, giving the protein MPPDIYLAPSLPAAVDALDERGEAGAPLAGGTWIMRAPLRGAAFKPAYVALSRIAALKTIAVGEARIEIGAGATHAALAKALDGLSGLEALATAAGKSANPAVRHMATVGGNLAAHDFAAADLVPALLALGAEVEIAGRRGEERMAIETFLHRRTALGPGRLLTKIVLPRSAARSAHARLPLRKAGDYPVAVVSLAVTLDGAGRIAIADIAVGSVEAVARRWTSLEAALAGQALDPDTLARLAETHSADFTGRDGVEAPGWYRVRVLPALVRRAATLLLAAA; this is encoded by the coding sequence ATGCCCCCCGATATCTACCTCGCCCCGTCGCTGCCCGCCGCGGTCGATGCGCTCGACGAGCGTGGCGAGGCCGGCGCACCGCTGGCGGGCGGCACCTGGATCATGCGCGCGCCCTTGCGCGGCGCGGCGTTCAAGCCCGCTTATGTCGCTCTCTCGCGGATCGCAGCGCTGAAGACGATCGCGGTCGGCGAGGCACGCATCGAGATTGGCGCCGGCGCCACCCATGCGGCACTGGCGAAGGCTCTCGACGGTCTGTCCGGCCTCGAAGCCCTGGCGACGGCTGCCGGCAAATCCGCCAATCCGGCGGTGCGCCACATGGCGACGGTCGGCGGCAATCTCGCGGCGCATGATTTTGCCGCCGCCGATCTCGTCCCGGCGCTGCTGGCGCTCGGCGCCGAGGTGGAGATCGCCGGCCGCCGCGGCGAGGAGCGGATGGCGATCGAGACTTTCCTGCACCGGCGCACCGCGCTCGGCCCGGGGCGGCTTCTGACAAAAATCGTCCTGCCGCGCTCCGCGGCGCGGTCCGCGCATGCGCGGTTGCCGCTGCGCAAGGCCGGCGACTATCCGGTGGCGGTGGTGAGCCTTGCCGTGACCCTGGATGGGGCGGGGCGGATCGCGATCGCCGACATCGCCGTCGGCTCGGTCGAGGCGGTCGCCCGCCGCTGGACATCGCTCGAAGCCGCGCTGGCCGGACAGGCGCTCGACCCCGACACCCTCGCGCGGCTCGCCGAGACGCACAGTGCCGACTTCACCGGCCGCGACGGCGTCGAGGCACCCGGCTGGTACCGCGTCAGGGTCCTGCCGGCGCTGGTGCGGCGCGCCGCCACTTTGCTTCTCGCCGCCGCCTGA
- a CDS encoding sugar ABC transporter ATP-binding protein: MGQTGEVGTHCRETEPLLHLAGISKRFTGVLALDRVDFDVRAGELHVLFGENGAGKSTLINVIAGTFPPDGGEFRFGGEEIRHLTPQRARAIGISPVFQEFSLVPTMTVEENLFLGRELSAGGVLRAGDMRKQARALIDELGFDLDPAARVDDLSRAHQQMVEIAKALLGRARLLILDEPTASLTERETGRLFELIAKLKAQGVGIIYVSHRMREIRALADRVTVLRDGKLIRTLDAAAVTDGELVELMTGRKIDVLFPAIAHVPGTVAVDVENLSVAGGIVSDVNFYARTGEITGIAGLVGCGKSELVRAIYGLEPVTGGTVRLHGMPYESADPRASLRKGVAYFPANRVAEGLALSRPIRENASMTALDLKRFVTFGMLRQGAEKLLINPIMEQLNLRPPNIERAVGNLSGGNRQKVMLGRALTRDLSIFLFDEPSVGIDVGAKVEVYEFMKRLVEAGAAVIVVSSELPEVLALSNRLYVMHHGRIAAELEGAAKTEQNVLSSFFKDHLAEAAA; encoded by the coding sequence ATGGGGCAGACCGGCGAAGTCGGAACGCACTGCCGGGAGACGGAGCCTCTGCTCCACCTGGCGGGCATCTCGAAGCGGTTCACGGGCGTTCTGGCCCTCGACCGGGTCGATTTCGACGTGCGCGCCGGCGAGCTTCATGTGCTCTTCGGCGAAAACGGGGCGGGGAAGTCGACGCTGATCAACGTCATCGCCGGCACCTTCCCGCCCGATGGTGGCGAGTTTCGCTTCGGCGGCGAGGAGATCCGCCACCTCACGCCGCAGCGTGCCCGCGCCATCGGCATCAGCCCGGTCTTCCAGGAATTCTCGCTGGTGCCGACCATGACCGTCGAGGAGAACCTCTTCCTCGGCCGCGAGCTGTCCGCCGGCGGCGTGCTGCGCGCCGGCGACATGCGCAAGCAAGCGCGGGCGCTGATCGACGAGCTTGGTTTCGATCTCGATCCCGCCGCCCGCGTCGACGACCTGTCACGGGCGCACCAGCAGATGGTCGAAATCGCCAAGGCCCTGCTCGGCAGAGCGCGCCTTCTGATCCTCGACGAGCCGACGGCCTCGCTCACCGAAAGGGAGACCGGCCGGCTGTTCGAACTGATCGCCAAGCTGAAGGCCCAAGGCGTCGGCATCATCTACGTCTCGCACCGCATGCGGGAAATCCGGGCGCTCGCCGACCGCGTCACCGTGCTGCGCGATGGAAAGCTGATCCGCACGCTCGACGCCGCTGCCGTCACCGACGGTGAACTGGTCGAATTGATGACCGGCCGCAAGATCGACGTGCTGTTTCCAGCCATCGCCCACGTGCCCGGTACGGTGGCCGTCGACGTCGAAAATCTCTCCGTCGCCGGCGGCATCGTCTCGGATGTCAATTTCTACGCCCGCACCGGGGAGATCACCGGCATTGCCGGTCTGGTCGGCTGCGGCAAGTCCGAGCTGGTGCGTGCCATCTACGGGCTCGAGCCGGTGACAGGCGGCACCGTCCGCCTGCACGGCATGCCCTATGAATCGGCCGATCCGCGCGCCAGCCTGCGCAAGGGCGTGGCGTATTTTCCGGCCAACCGCGTCGCCGAAGGGCTCGCGCTGTCGCGGCCGATCCGCGAGAACGCCTCGATGACGGCGCTCGACCTCAAGCGGTTCGTCACCTTCGGCATGCTGCGCCAGGGTGCCGAGAAGCTGCTGATCAACCCGATCATGGAACAGCTGAATCTGCGCCCGCCCAACATCGAGCGCGCCGTCGGCAACCTCTCCGGCGGCAACCGCCAGAAGGTGATGCTCGGGCGGGCGCTGACGCGCGACCTCTCGATCTTCCTGTTCGACGAGCCGAGCGTCGGGATCGACGTCGGCGCCAAGGTCGAGGTCTACGAATTCATGAAGCGGCTCGTCGAGGCGGGCGCGGCGGTGATCGTCGTCTCGTCTGAACTCCCGGAGGTGCTGGCCTTGTCGAACCGTCTCTACGTGATGCACCACGGCCGCATCGCCGCCGAGCTCGAAGGCGCGGCGAAGACGGAGCAGAACGTCCTGTCGAGCTTCTTCAAGGACCATCTCGCCGAGGCCGCGGCATGA
- a CDS encoding hydantoinase B/oxoprolinase family protein, with product MASEQTLDPVTFEVLKNSFITSVDQMGEQILRTCYSFVIYNHDFSSGLHDANGECAAQGNQDIAVHVGTLHFTCKDVMRAFEGDMHEGDVFAINDPYAGGTHFSDVRLVRPIFSEGKIIAFSQSNGHWSDVGGSVPGSFDVSAKDMFREGLRITPVRLFDKGVFRKDVANLIASNTRDPASIIGDIQSQAEATAVCEREILRLVGKYGRDTVETGLSEVQDYVERAVRQRIAALPDGEWETVDFIDRDPSGGEGMIPIRIKMTIKGDKAIYDFTGSHPVIGTIYNSAFGTTFSAVAAGMKTFFPDLPLNSGFYRAFEIIAPEGSIVDAKWPVAVTGFLMPFEKIMNSIYEMWSQLMPERALACAFNLEYLLTGGRDARSDDKPIFMFYDWLPGGWGGRNGKDGANVTTACFGTGMMAQPVEGQERANPILTTECEILRDTAGPGKWRGGVGVRKTSLMLAAEDTVISYICDRECAIVWGIEGGLPSSPHGLTLKRAGAEHTERLGTIFSDVKIGEGDVFSRPTAGGGGFGDPLDRDPAHVLEDVIDDYVSIERAAKDYGVVIRAIDPELCDYALDSAATEALRAEIRQKRVAWARTDPEGVAAQFRRGEIDALDAIRQHAVILDWGTGELLPESTRQFRETFERRSVANWAAV from the coding sequence ATGGCCAGCGAACAGACTCTCGATCCCGTGACCTTCGAGGTCCTGAAGAACTCCTTCATCACCAGCGTCGACCAGATGGGCGAGCAGATCCTTCGGACCTGCTACTCCTTCGTGATCTACAACCACGACTTCTCCAGCGGCCTGCATGACGCCAACGGAGAATGCGCCGCGCAAGGCAATCAGGACATCGCCGTCCACGTCGGCACGCTGCATTTCACCTGCAAGGACGTGATGCGCGCCTTCGAGGGCGACATGCACGAGGGCGACGTCTTCGCCATCAACGACCCCTATGCCGGCGGCACCCACTTCTCCGACGTGCGCCTGGTCAGGCCGATCTTCTCCGAGGGCAAGATCATCGCCTTTTCCCAGTCGAACGGCCACTGGTCGGATGTCGGCGGCAGCGTGCCCGGCTCCTTCGACGTCTCGGCCAAGGACATGTTCCGCGAGGGCCTGCGCATCACGCCGGTTCGGCTGTTCGACAAGGGCGTATTCCGCAAGGACGTGGCCAATCTGATCGCGTCCAACACCCGCGATCCCGCGTCGATCATCGGCGACATCCAGTCCCAGGCCGAGGCGACGGCCGTCTGCGAGCGCGAGATCCTGCGCCTCGTCGGCAAGTATGGCCGCGATACGGTCGAGACCGGCCTTTCCGAGGTGCAGGACTATGTCGAGCGCGCCGTGCGCCAGCGCATCGCCGCGCTGCCGGACGGCGAGTGGGAGACGGTCGACTTCATCGACCGCGACCCGTCGGGCGGCGAAGGCATGATCCCGATCCGCATCAAGATGACGATCAAGGGCGACAAGGCGATCTACGATTTCACCGGCAGCCATCCGGTGATCGGCACGATCTACAACTCCGCCTTCGGCACCACGTTTTCGGCCGTCGCCGCCGGGATGAAGACCTTCTTCCCCGACCTGCCGCTGAATTCCGGCTTCTACCGGGCCTTCGAGATCATCGCGCCGGAAGGCTCGATCGTCGATGCGAAGTGGCCGGTGGCGGTGACCGGCTTCCTGATGCCGTTCGAGAAGATCATGAACTCGATCTACGAGATGTGGTCGCAGCTGATGCCGGAACGGGCGCTGGCCTGCGCCTTCAACCTCGAATATCTCCTGACCGGCGGGCGCGACGCCCGCAGCGACGACAAGCCCATCTTCATGTTCTACGACTGGCTGCCGGGCGGCTGGGGCGGGCGCAACGGCAAGGACGGCGCCAACGTCACCACCGCCTGCTTCGGCACCGGCATGATGGCCCAGCCGGTCGAGGGGCAGGAGCGCGCCAACCCGATCCTCACCACCGAATGCGAGATCCTGCGCGATACGGCCGGTCCCGGCAAATGGCGTGGCGGCGTCGGCGTGCGCAAGACATCGCTGATGCTCGCGGCCGAGGACACCGTGATCTCCTACATCTGCGACCGCGAATGCGCGATCGTCTGGGGCATCGAAGGCGGGCTTCCCTCCAGCCCGCACGGCCTGACGCTGAAGCGGGCCGGCGCCGAGCACACGGAACGGCTCGGCACCATCTTCTCCGACGTCAAGATCGGCGAGGGCGACGTGTTCTCGCGGCCGACGGCCGGCGGCGGCGGATTCGGCGACCCGCTCGACCGCGATCCCGCGCATGTCCTGGAAGACGTCATCGACGACTATGTCTCGATCGAGCGCGCCGCCAAGGACTACGGCGTCGTCATCCGCGCCATCGACCCCGAGCTCTGCGATTACGCGCTCGACTCGGCTGCGACCGAGGCCCTGCGCGCCGAGATCCGCCAAAAGCGGGTCGCCTGGGCCCGCACCGATCCGGAAGGCGTCGCGGCGCAATTCCGACGTGGCGAGATCGATGCGCTCGACGCGATCCGCCAGCATGCGGTGATCCTCGACTGGGGCACGGGCGAGCTTCTTCCCGAATCCACGCGGCAGTTCCGCGAGACCTTCGAGCGGCGATCCGTCGCCAACTGGGCTGCCGTGTAG
- a CDS encoding ABC transporter permease, protein MSDLSPPLAVADTASSPSWSAQLWQWALPIALVVLFLAFSIADSRVLSAANLVNIAQQTSYIALFAMAQAVVIITRGFDLSLGPAVSMVSVGAAVAMTAAVGGGSDPVTVLLIGLVAGIGLGAATGLFNGVVIALLGVSPFVATLGSYNIAIGIATTLSAGKPVQGMPDLFSTLLYRGDVFGVPAAIVIAVLAGLVLHFALTRTVFGRSLYLVGTNPRAAAVAGIPVRRVLVSAYVLCSCLAALGALMLTARTGSGEPNLGGSLSLQAIAAAVVGGTSLAGGRGGVGTAVLGALFITILSNGMNLTRIDGYVQMVVLGAIVIIGVVLDRARLKTR, encoded by the coding sequence GTGTCTGACCTGTCTCCCCCGCTCGCCGTCGCCGACACGGCTTCCTCCCCGTCCTGGAGCGCGCAGCTCTGGCAGTGGGCGCTGCCGATCGCCCTCGTCGTCCTCTTTCTCGCCTTCTCGATCGCCGACAGCCGCGTTCTCTCCGCCGCCAACCTCGTCAACATCGCCCAGCAGACGAGCTACATCGCGCTGTTCGCCATGGCGCAGGCCGTGGTCATCATCACCCGCGGCTTCGACCTCTCGCTCGGACCGGCGGTATCGATGGTCAGCGTCGGTGCGGCCGTGGCGATGACGGCGGCCGTCGGTGGTGGCAGCGATCCCGTCACGGTGTTGCTGATCGGCCTCGTCGCGGGCATAGGCCTCGGTGCCGCCACGGGCCTGTTCAACGGCGTGGTGATCGCGCTGCTCGGCGTCAGCCCCTTCGTCGCCACGCTCGGCAGCTACAACATCGCCATCGGCATCGCCACGACGCTGTCGGCCGGCAAGCCGGTGCAGGGCATGCCGGACCTGTTCTCGACGCTGCTCTATCGCGGCGACGTGTTCGGCGTCCCGGCGGCGATCGTCATCGCCGTCCTCGCCGGCCTGGTCCTGCATTTCGCCCTGACCCGCACCGTGTTCGGCCGCTCGCTCTACCTCGTCGGCACCAATCCGCGCGCGGCGGCGGTTGCCGGCATCCCGGTGAGGCGCGTCCTCGTCTCCGCCTATGTGCTCTGCTCCTGTCTCGCCGCACTCGGCGCCCTGATGCTGACGGCCCGCACCGGCTCGGGCGAGCCCAATCTCGGCGGCTCGCTGTCCCTCCAGGCGATCGCCGCGGCCGTCGTCGGCGGCACGAGCCTCGCCGGCGGGCGCGGCGGCGTCGGCACGGCCGTCCTCGGCGCGCTGTTCATCACCATCCTGTCCAACGGCATGAACCTGACGCGCATCGACGGCTACGTGCAGATGGTCGTGCTGGGGGCGATCGTCATCATCGGCGTGGTCCTCGACCGGGCCCGCCTGAAGACGCGCTGA
- the torT gene encoding TMAO reductase system periplasmic protein TorT encodes MFLRSRLRHSLAAATCLGMVAGAVSPSLAADAAWWPMKIYDSSSGTPVDAEYTPLEKAEKPYNLCVLFPHMKDSFWVAVAYGIVKQAEAMNVNMTLYEAGGYENLPKQLSQFDDCLASGSDAIIVGAISGAGLEQKFKEAAAKNIPVVGVTNPIPANATPAANAVDFVAMGAVTGEGLLAQLPAGEKANVVTFPGPAGSGWAESFNEGFKTAVSKNPDVTILDEKFGDSGVAVQLQLIQDALQAHPEMNVIWGSAPTAEAAIGAVAEAGRTDIKIMSSYENQAMLDALNRGDILAFATQYPVGEGAIAIDQAVRLLEKKPVMSLVQPVAAVVDKTTVPNLQMDLILAPGDWTPVYSVKAK; translated from the coding sequence ATGTTTCTTCGCTCTCGCCTCCGCCACAGCCTCGCTGCCGCCACCTGTCTCGGCATGGTCGCCGGTGCGGTGTCGCCCAGTCTCGCCGCCGACGCCGCCTGGTGGCCGATGAAGATCTACGACTCCTCCTCCGGCACGCCGGTGGATGCCGAGTACACGCCGCTGGAAAAGGCAGAGAAGCCCTACAATCTGTGCGTTCTGTTCCCGCACATGAAGGACAGCTTCTGGGTCGCGGTCGCCTACGGCATCGTCAAGCAGGCCGAGGCGATGAACGTCAACATGACGCTCTACGAGGCCGGCGGCTACGAGAACCTGCCCAAGCAGCTCTCGCAGTTCGACGACTGCCTGGCGAGCGGTTCGGACGCGATCATCGTCGGCGCGATCTCGGGCGCGGGCCTCGAGCAGAAATTCAAGGAAGCCGCGGCCAAGAACATTCCGGTCGTCGGCGTCACCAACCCCATTCCGGCCAATGCGACGCCCGCCGCCAATGCCGTCGACTTCGTCGCCATGGGCGCGGTGACCGGCGAGGGCCTGCTCGCGCAGCTGCCGGCCGGCGAAAAGGCCAATGTCGTGACCTTCCCGGGCCCGGCAGGCTCGGGCTGGGCCGAATCCTTCAACGAAGGATTCAAGACGGCGGTTTCCAAGAACCCGGACGTGACGATCCTCGACGAGAAGTTCGGCGACAGCGGCGTCGCCGTGCAGCTGCAGCTCATCCAGGATGCGCTGCAGGCGCATCCCGAGATGAACGTGATCTGGGGATCGGCCCCGACGGCGGAAGCGGCGATCGGTGCCGTGGCCGAAGCCGGGCGCACCGACATCAAGATCATGTCGTCCTACGAGAACCAGGCCATGCTCGACGCGCTGAACCGCGGTGACATCCTGGCCTTCGCGACGCAGTATCCGGTTGGCGAGGGCGCCATCGCCATCGACCAGGCGGTCCGGCTGCTCGAGAAGAAGCCGGTGATGAGCCTCGTCCAGCCGGTGGCGGCGGTGGTCGACAAGACCACCGTGCCGAACCTGCAGATGGACCTGATCCTGGCACCGGGCGACTGGACGCCGGTCTACAGCGTCAAGGCCAAGTAG
- a CDS encoding xanthine dehydrogenase family protein molybdopterin-binding subunit, translated as MDTSPDASVMDFRRRDALDKLMGLTRYTIDRKSAGMLHAVVLRAAVPSGRILSLDTAKAEAMPGVRAIVTAADAPGQAGIGIADHPLFARDVVRYDGEPLAAVAAETLAEAEAAMRAIEVEIAPLPAVVDMEAALAPGAPLVHPDWADYDVLFEGGAHGGNIAWEASSVRGDVDAAFARDDVTVVESSFRVGRQNHVSFEPRAVLAHFEDGRFHIETSTQVPWTVRNTTARLIGVPASDVRVTVPAVGGAFGLKFDWAMEPFAALLARKARRPVRLVNTRQEEMLTCLFRENAEILIRSAVTADGEIAGREAVVLMDCGAYGGEQIFLTTMTAHTLGGNYRLGAARLVSRAVYTHSPPNGAFRACNGVYNTFALERHTDEIAAAIGMDRLEFRRRNVLGDGDLGATGQVFEGAVLRPMLDKMQALRAQSPVAVPNDGRLYGHATTVGTWFVFTGPSAATVNMNADGSATLVTSGVEIGSGSMMQALPQIVAGALGLRPDQVIVRTADTDAAGFDVGVGGGRTTVSLGAASLSAAEAVRTTLLRMAGEMLEADPEDLVMTEGRIEIAGANGFGYTIAEVAARAQAKHGPVAGTGAFTGRGTPAMSGCAAGHFIEALDIPVFAVHDCDVAVDPETGHVEVLAYRVVQDVGRALNPSAIHGQIQGGVVQGLGYALHEEASIDAGGRICQGGFETYRLPLAEDVVPVTIALHEGAPSMGPLGTKGAGEVPILNVGATIACAVANATGRRVEELPLTPPRVLEMLLDRKPALAFPHIAPRWSDNLLRPHGRPD; from the coding sequence ATGGACACCTCGCCCGACGCCTCGGTCATGGATTTCCGCCGGCGCGATGCCCTGGACAAGCTGATGGGCCTCACGCGCTATACGATCGACCGCAAAAGCGCCGGCATGCTGCACGCCGTGGTGCTGCGCGCCGCCGTTCCGTCCGGCCGCATCCTCAGCCTCGATACCGCGAAGGCGGAGGCGATGCCGGGTGTCAGGGCGATCGTCACGGCGGCGGATGCGCCGGGACAGGCGGGCATCGGCATTGCCGACCACCCGCTGTTTGCCCGCGACGTCGTGCGCTACGACGGCGAGCCGCTCGCCGCCGTCGCCGCCGAGACGCTGGCCGAGGCCGAGGCGGCGATGCGGGCGATCGAGGTGGAGATCGCGCCGCTTCCTGCGGTCGTCGACATGGAAGCCGCGCTCGCGCCGGGCGCGCCGCTCGTCCACCCGGACTGGGCGGACTACGATGTTCTGTTCGAGGGCGGCGCGCATGGCGGCAACATCGCCTGGGAGGCGAGCTCGGTGCGCGGCGACGTCGATGCAGCCTTCGCGCGCGACGACGTCACCGTGGTCGAGAGCTCTTTTCGCGTCGGTCGCCAGAACCACGTCTCGTTCGAGCCGCGTGCGGTGCTGGCGCACTTCGAGGATGGGCGGTTCCACATCGAGACGTCGACGCAGGTGCCGTGGACGGTCCGCAATACCACGGCACGGCTGATCGGGGTGCCGGCCTCGGACGTGCGGGTGACGGTCCCGGCCGTCGGCGGCGCCTTCGGCCTGAAGTTCGACTGGGCGATGGAGCCCTTCGCCGCGCTGCTCGCACGCAAGGCAAGGCGCCCGGTGCGCCTCGTCAACACGCGGCAGGAGGAGATGCTGACCTGCCTGTTTCGCGAAAACGCCGAGATTCTCATCCGCTCGGCGGTGACGGCGGACGGCGAGATCGCCGGGCGCGAGGCCGTGGTGCTGATGGACTGCGGCGCCTATGGCGGGGAGCAGATCTTTCTCACCACCATGACCGCCCATACGCTCGGCGGAAACTACCGGCTCGGCGCGGCGCGCCTCGTTTCGCGCGCCGTCTATACGCACTCGCCGCCGAATGGCGCCTTTCGCGCCTGCAACGGCGTCTACAACACCTTCGCGCTGGAGCGGCATACCGACGAGATCGCAGCGGCGATCGGCATGGACCGGCTGGAATTCCGGCGCCGCAACGTGCTCGGCGACGGCGATCTCGGCGCCACCGGCCAGGTCTTCGAGGGTGCGGTGCTGCGTCCGATGCTGGACAAGATGCAGGCCCTGCGCGCGCAGAGCCCGGTCGCCGTGCCGAACGATGGGCGCCTCTACGGGCATGCGACGACTGTCGGCACCTGGTTCGTCTTCACCGGCCCCTCCGCGGCCACCGTCAACATGAATGCCGACGGCAGCGCGACGCTGGTCACCTCCGGCGTCGAGATCGGGTCGGGCTCGATGATGCAGGCGCTGCCGCAGATCGTCGCCGGCGCGCTCGGCCTGAGGCCCGACCAGGTGATCGTGCGCACCGCCGATACCGATGCGGCCGGCTTCGACGTCGGCGTCGGCGGCGGCCGCACCACGGTCTCGCTCGGGGCCGCCAGCCTTTCGGCGGCCGAGGCGGTGCGCACGACGCTTCTGAGGATGGCGGGCGAGATGCTGGAGGCCGACCCTGAGGATCTCGTGATGACGGAGGGCCGGATCGAGATCGCCGGGGCGAACGGGTTCGGTTACACGATTGCCGAGGTCGCGGCGCGGGCGCAGGCCAAGCACGGACCCGTCGCCGGTACCGGCGCCTTCACCGGACGGGGAACGCCGGCGATGTCGGGCTGCGCCGCCGGGCATTTCATCGAGGCGCTCGATATCCCGGTCTTCGCCGTGCATGACTGCGACGTCGCCGTCGACCCCGAGACCGGCCATGTCGAGGTGCTGGCCTATCGCGTCGTCCAGGATGTGGGCCGGGCGCTGAACCCGAGCGCCATCCATGGCCAGATCCAGGGCGGCGTCGTGCAGGGCCTCGGCTACGCGCTGCACGAGGAAGCCTCCATCGATGCCGGCGGCCGGATCTGCCAGGGCGGCTTCGAGACCTACCGCCTGCCGCTCGCCGAGGACGTGGTGCCGGTCACGATCGCGCTGCACGAGGGGGCGCCCTCGATGGGCCCGCTCGGCACCAAGGGCGCGGGCGAAGTACCGATTCTCAATGTCGGGGCGACGATCGCCTGCGCCGTGGCCAACGCCACTGGCCGGCGCGTCGAGGAACTGCCGCTGACGCCGCCGCGGGTGCTGGAAATGCTCCTCGACCGCAAGCCGGCGCTCGCCTTCCCGCACATCGCGCCGCGCTGGAGCGACAACCTCCTGCGCCCGCATGGGCGGCCCGACTGA
- a CDS encoding ABC transporter permease: MSAAAARQSGAPARSGFALRLGFLPVLLIVVVIGMSLVSPQFYGPINIINILRNASLLTIVACGQAIVIIAGGFDLSVGAVIALASVVTAKVMGMAALAFPGNDAAIIACGVLAGLGSGLAIGLVNGICVARLKVSGFVVTLGTMSAAAGVGLMITSGIPVYGMPESFVKEFGRAQFLGLPTAIYVAIAVVLVMIFVQRRTLFGRYVFAIGGNAEAATISGVSVNRHLVGTYALSGVLAAATGILLTAQVGSGQASFGGDRMMLQSIAAAVIGGVSLRGGIGRIEIVTVSALFLTILSNALNLLQIDSRLQPVFLGVIMVAAVAAEEQGRRRKTRV, from the coding sequence ATGAGCGCCGCCGCCGCGCGCCAATCGGGCGCCCCCGCGCGATCGGGCTTTGCGCTCCGGCTCGGTTTCCTGCCCGTTCTCCTTATCGTCGTCGTCATCGGCATGTCGCTGGTCTCGCCGCAGTTCTACGGCCCGATCAACATCATCAACATTCTGCGCAACGCATCCCTGCTCACCATCGTCGCCTGCGGCCAGGCGATCGTCATCATCGCCGGCGGCTTCGACCTCTCCGTCGGCGCGGTGATCGCACTGGCCAGCGTCGTCACCGCCAAGGTGATGGGCATGGCCGCTCTCGCCTTTCCCGGCAACGACGCGGCGATCATCGCCTGCGGCGTGCTCGCCGGCCTCGGCTCGGGCCTCGCGATCGGGCTGGTCAACGGCATCTGCGTCGCCCGGCTGAAGGTCTCGGGCTTCGTGGTGACGCTCGGCACCATGTCGGCTGCGGCCGGCGTCGGCCTGATGATCACCAGCGGCATCCCTGTCTACGGCATGCCGGAAAGCTTCGTGAAGGAATTTGGCCGGGCCCAGTTCCTCGGCCTGCCGACGGCGATCTACGTCGCCATCGCGGTCGTGCTGGTGATGATCTTCGTGCAGCGGCGGACGCTGTTCGGGCGCTATGTCTTCGCCATCGGCGGCAATGCCGAGGCGGCGACGATTTCCGGCGTATCGGTCAACCGCCACCTTGTCGGCACCTACGCCCTGTCCGGCGTTTTGGCAGCGGCCACCGGCATTCTCCTGACCGCCCAGGTCGGCTCCGGCCAGGCGAGTTTCGGCGGCGACCGGATGATGCTGCAGTCGATCGCCGCAGCGGTGATTGGCGGCGTCAGCCTTCGCGGCGGCATCGGCCGGATCGAGATCGTCACCGTCAGCGCGCTGTTCCTGACCATTCTCAGCAATGCCCTCAACCTTCTGCAGATCGACTCGCGGCTGCAGCCGGTCTTCCTCGGCGTCATCATGGTGGCGGCGGTGGCGGCCGAGGAACAGGGCCGCAGGAGGAAGACTCGTGTCTGA
- a CDS encoding (2Fe-2S)-binding protein, whose amino-acid sequence MPIEMTINGERRSSTAAALVPLVDVLRDEFHLTGAKPVCREGFCGACMVLVDGTPVLSCLTPAALAEGTDIVTVEGLSAGGVPSPLQAAFEAHDAVQCGMCFPGMVVALTDFLARTQQPSREAVRAALSGNICRCTGYERIVDAALSVATGR is encoded by the coding sequence ATGCCGATCGAGATGACGATCAACGGAGAAAGACGCTCTTCCACCGCCGCTGCCCTGGTGCCGCTCGTCGACGTGCTGCGCGACGAGTTCCACCTCACCGGCGCCAAGCCCGTCTGCCGCGAAGGTTTCTGCGGCGCCTGCATGGTGCTCGTCGACGGCACGCCGGTCCTGTCCTGCCTGACGCCCGCAGCGCTCGCCGAAGGAACCGACATCGTCACCGTCGAGGGACTGTCCGCCGGCGGCGTTCCCTCACCGCTGCAGGCCGCCTTCGAGGCGCACGACGCCGTCCAGTGCGGCATGTGCTTTCCCGGCATGGTCGTCGCGCTGACGGATTTCCTGGCGCGCACCCAGCAGCCGAGCCGCGAGGCGGTGCGTGCCGCGCTGTCCGGCAACATCTGTCGCTGCACGGGCTATGAGCGCATCGTCGATGCCGCTCTGTCCGTCGCCACCGGTCGATAG